From a region of the Geothrix sp. 21YS21S-2 genome:
- a CDS encoding 2Fe-2S iron-sulfur cluster-binding protein yields MSELARVRFLPEDLLVEAPAGTALQAIADAAGADITFGCRSGSCGTCRVRILAGLEHCSAMGPEERDFLRSMEAPAGQRLACQFSVAGDVVIEYLGVDA; encoded by the coding sequence ATGAGTGAGCTGGCGCGGGTGCGCTTCCTTCCCGAGGACCTGCTGGTGGAGGCGCCGGCGGGCACGGCCCTGCAGGCCATCGCCGACGCCGCGGGGGCCGACATCACCTTCGGCTGCCGGAGCGGGTCCTGCGGCACCTGCCGGGTGCGGATCCTGGCCGGGCTCGAGCACTGCTCGGCCATGGGTCCCGAGGAGCGGGACTTCCTGCGGAGCATGGAGGCCCCTGCCGGCCAGAGGCTGGCCTGCCAGTTCTCCGTGGCGGGAGACGTGGTCATCGAATACCTGGGGGTGGACGCGTGA
- the metH gene encoding methionine synthase, with product MTSLSSLLLERTLLLDGGMGTQIMARKPTVDDFGGPALEGCMELLCERRPEWIRDIHAAYLDAGADAVETNTFGANEVVLAEFGIPERAEELNIAAARLALEVARSYDRRRYVVGSVGPGTKLITLGHITYGALYASYLAQMRGLLLGGVDSILIETSQDLGQIKLAVRAAKDAMARLGRECPLWVQATVETTGTLLLGTEIQAVITSIEMLGVDVIGLNCGTGPDEMHAPLQALVEQSPCRISCLPNAGLPVNRDGALVYPLEPEAFAGKVAHLAKEFNLNIVGGCCGTTPDHIRALRAQLGTSGVTHRTPVLDRAVSSLYQSVPLRQEPRPLIVGERTNANGSKKFRDLLAKEDVDGLVDIARDQQREGSHMLDVCVAYVGRDESADMEAFLKKAVGQVLLPLMIDSTEVPVIEKALQTAPGKCVVNSINFEDGEEKARKVLDLCRTYGAAVVGLTIDEKGMAKTAQAKAAIATRLYDLAVGEYGFNPSDLIIDPLTFTLGSGDEEFRRSALETLEAIRLIKARHHGVLTMLGVSNISFGLAPGVRHVVNALMLYHAVKAGLDLAIFNSAKVIPVAEIDPEQRAAAEDLIFDRRREGYDPLKTVMALFGDGKAAPGAGPSDRNLPVEERLKRDILGGEKRLILEDVDEALMTIPPLDIINRILLDAMRVVGERFGAGEMQLPFVLESAEAMKTAVKRIEPHIPKEASVTKGKVILATVKGDVHDIGKNLVEIILSNNGYEVVNLGIKQPVEAILAALEGYPADAIGLSGLLVKSTTIMRENLIFMAGKGLDIPVILGGAALTRDFVAEQCQSVYGGQVLYAEDAFEGLRHMDRLTSGAGTAPPAAAPPGTPGITVLHRGAAQVELTPAGQSSWVKRNLPVPEPPFWGVRQPEVSLDDLFAFLDTFVVIRNRWSFTQGRLTDAAFEAVLKEKAEPLLAAWKSRILEEGLLEPRARYGYLPVQARGDALRVYAPDRKTLLTTLALPRQDAGRRLCVADFFEPEASGRFDVLALQVVTLGNRAAELASELYRSDQYADYFLFHGLATELTEAFAEHLHARVRRELGIHGKDAAQLRQLFSQGYQGSRYSFGYPACPDLEGNATLLDLLDGSRIGVSITDQFQMDPEYTTSALIAWHPQARYFSV from the coding sequence GTGACTTCCCTTTCCTCGCTTCTCCTCGAACGCACCCTCCTGCTGGACGGGGGCATGGGCACCCAGATCATGGCGCGCAAGCCCACGGTGGACGACTTCGGCGGCCCGGCCCTCGAAGGCTGCATGGAGCTGCTGTGCGAAAGGCGCCCGGAGTGGATCCGGGACATCCACGCCGCCTACCTGGACGCCGGCGCCGACGCGGTGGAGACCAACACCTTCGGCGCCAACGAGGTGGTGCTCGCCGAATTCGGCATCCCCGAACGGGCCGAGGAGCTCAACATCGCCGCCGCGCGGCTCGCCCTGGAGGTGGCCAGGTCCTACGACCGGCGCCGCTACGTGGTGGGCTCCGTGGGCCCCGGCACCAAGCTCATCACCCTGGGCCACATCACCTACGGGGCCCTGTACGCCAGCTACCTGGCCCAGATGCGGGGCCTGCTCCTGGGCGGGGTGGACAGCATCCTCATCGAGACCAGCCAGGACCTGGGCCAGATCAAGCTGGCGGTGCGCGCCGCCAAGGACGCCATGGCCCGGCTGGGGCGGGAATGCCCCCTGTGGGTCCAGGCCACGGTGGAGACCACGGGCACCCTGCTCCTGGGCACCGAGATCCAGGCCGTGATCACCAGCATCGAGATGCTGGGCGTGGACGTGATCGGCCTCAACTGCGGCACCGGCCCGGACGAGATGCACGCCCCCCTGCAGGCCCTGGTGGAGCAGTCCCCCTGCCGCATCAGCTGCCTGCCCAACGCGGGCCTGCCGGTGAACCGGGACGGGGCCCTGGTGTATCCCCTGGAGCCCGAGGCCTTCGCCGGGAAGGTCGCCCATCTGGCCAAGGAGTTCAACCTGAACATCGTCGGCGGCTGCTGCGGCACCACCCCCGACCACATCCGCGCCCTCCGGGCCCAGCTGGGCACCTCGGGCGTCACCCACCGCACGCCGGTCCTGGACCGCGCCGTCTCGAGCCTCTACCAGAGCGTCCCCCTGCGCCAGGAGCCCCGCCCCCTGATCGTGGGCGAGCGCACCAACGCCAACGGATCCAAGAAGTTCCGTGACCTGCTTGCAAAGGAGGACGTCGACGGCCTCGTGGACATCGCACGGGACCAGCAGCGGGAGGGCTCCCACATGCTGGACGTGTGCGTGGCCTATGTGGGCCGGGACGAGTCCGCGGACATGGAGGCCTTCCTGAAGAAGGCCGTGGGCCAGGTCCTCCTGCCCCTCATGATCGACTCCACGGAGGTGCCGGTCATCGAGAAGGCCCTCCAGACCGCCCCCGGCAAGTGCGTGGTCAACTCCATCAACTTCGAGGACGGCGAGGAGAAGGCCCGGAAGGTGCTGGACCTCTGCCGCACCTACGGCGCCGCCGTGGTGGGCCTGACCATCGACGAGAAGGGCATGGCCAAGACGGCCCAGGCCAAGGCCGCCATCGCCACCCGGCTCTACGACCTGGCGGTGGGCGAGTACGGCTTCAACCCCTCCGACCTGATCATCGATCCCCTGACCTTCACCCTGGGCAGCGGGGACGAGGAATTCCGCCGCTCCGCCCTGGAGACGCTGGAGGCCATCCGGCTCATCAAGGCCCGGCACCACGGGGTGCTCACGATGCTGGGGGTCAGCAACATCAGCTTCGGCCTGGCCCCCGGCGTCCGCCACGTCGTCAACGCCCTCATGCTCTACCACGCCGTGAAGGCCGGGCTGGACCTGGCCATCTTCAACTCGGCCAAGGTCATCCCCGTGGCCGAGATCGACCCGGAGCAGCGCGCGGCGGCCGAGGACCTGATCTTCGACCGGCGGCGGGAGGGCTACGATCCCCTGAAGACCGTCATGGCCCTGTTCGGCGACGGCAAGGCCGCCCCCGGCGCGGGCCCCTCGGACCGGAACCTGCCCGTGGAGGAGCGGCTGAAGCGGGACATCCTGGGCGGGGAGAAGCGCCTGATCCTCGAGGACGTGGACGAGGCCCTGATGACGATCCCCCCCCTGGACATCATCAACCGGATCCTCCTGGACGCCATGCGGGTCGTGGGCGAGCGGTTCGGGGCGGGCGAGATGCAGCTGCCCTTCGTGCTGGAGAGCGCCGAGGCCATGAAGACCGCCGTCAAGCGCATCGAGCCCCACATCCCCAAGGAGGCCTCGGTCACCAAGGGCAAGGTCATCCTGGCCACGGTGAAAGGCGACGTGCACGACATCGGCAAGAACCTGGTGGAGATCATCCTCTCCAACAACGGCTACGAGGTGGTCAACCTGGGCATCAAGCAGCCCGTGGAGGCGATCCTGGCCGCCCTGGAGGGCTACCCCGCCGACGCCATCGGCCTCTCGGGACTGCTGGTGAAGTCCACCACGATCATGCGGGAGAACCTGATCTTCATGGCCGGGAAGGGCCTGGACATCCCGGTGATCCTCGGGGGCGCCGCCCTCACCCGGGACTTCGTGGCCGAGCAGTGCCAGAGCGTCTACGGGGGCCAGGTGCTCTACGCCGAGGACGCCTTCGAGGGGCTGCGCCACATGGACCGCCTCACCAGCGGGGCCGGGACGGCCCCGCCCGCGGCGGCCCCGCCGGGAACGCCCGGCATCACGGTCCTCCACCGGGGCGCGGCCCAGGTGGAGCTCACCCCCGCCGGCCAGAGCTCCTGGGTGAAGCGGAACCTCCCGGTCCCCGAGCCCCCCTTCTGGGGCGTGCGCCAGCCCGAGGTCAGCCTGGACGACCTCTTCGCCTTCCTGGATACGTTCGTGGTGATCCGCAACCGGTGGTCCTTCACCCAGGGCAGGCTCACCGACGCGGCCTTCGAGGCCGTGCTGAAGGAGAAGGCCGAGCCCCTCCTGGCGGCCTGGAAGAGCCGGATCCTCGAGGAGGGCCTGCTCGAGCCCAGGGCCCGCTACGGCTACCTGCCGGTCCAGGCCCGGGGCGACGCGCTGCGGGTCTACGCGCCGGACCGGAAGACCCTCCTGACCACCCTCGCCCTGCCCCGGCAGGACGCGGGCCGGCGCCTCTGCGTGGCCGACTTCTTCGAGCCGGAGGCCTCGGGCCGCTTCGACGTGCTGGCGCTCCAGGTGGTCACCCTGGGGAACCGGGCCGCGGAGCTGGCCTCGGAGCTCTACCGTTCCGACCAGTACGCCGACTACTTCCTCTTCCATGGCCTGGCCACGGAGCTCACCGAGGCCTTCGCCGAGCACCTCCACGCCCGCGTCCGCCGGGAGCTGGGCATCCACGGGAAGGACGCGGCCCAGCTGCGCCAGCTCTTCAGCCAGGGCTACCAGGGCTCCCGCTACTCCTTCGGCTACCCGGCATGCCCGGACCTGGAGGGCAACGCCACCCTCCTGGACCTCCTGGACGGCTCCCGCATCGGCGTCTCGATCACGGACCAGTTCCAGATGGACCCGGAGTACACCACCTCGGCCCTGATCGCCTGGCACCCCCAGGCCCGGTACTTCTCCGTGTAA
- a CDS encoding uracil-DNA glycosylase family protein, with the protein MLFGEAPGPRGADQSGIPFWGDRAGTCVYRALEAAGLAQVPPAAYLDWDGARFREAGLAPVLRGAALSNAFPVCPTRDFRTFRAPTDKELLAPGNQERLRKELTEASERCPGRLRVVAMGRRAQWVFARIEGAPDFQLEVLPHPSSQGLLQAAPGKGKGLKLDDLRREWETRLAALLEI; encoded by the coding sequence ATGCTCTTCGGCGAGGCCCCGGGACCCCGGGGCGCCGACCAGAGCGGGATCCCCTTCTGGGGGGACCGTGCCGGCACCTGCGTGTACCGGGCCCTGGAGGCGGCAGGCCTGGCCCAGGTCCCTCCGGCGGCCTACCTGGACTGGGACGGCGCCCGCTTCCGGGAAGCCGGCCTGGCGCCGGTGCTCCGGGGGGCCGCCCTCTCCAACGCCTTTCCGGTCTGCCCCACCCGGGACTTCCGGACCTTCCGGGCCCCCACCGACAAGGAACTCCTTGCCCCCGGCAACCAGGAAAGGCTCCGGAAGGAATTGACGGAGGCCTCGGAGCGCTGCCCGGGCCGCCTCCGGGTGGTCGCCATGGGGCGCAGGGCCCAGTGGGTCTTCGCCCGCATCGAAGGGGCCCCGGACTTCCAGCTGGAGGTCCTGCCCCACCCGTCCTCCCAGGGCCTGCTCCAGGCGGCCCCCGGCAAGGGGAAGGGATTGAAATTGGATGACCTTAGACGCGAGTGGGAAACCCGGCTCGCGGCCCTGCTGGAGATCTGA
- a CDS encoding NAD(P)H-dependent oxidoreductase subunit E: protein MNHPLPPETSDVPLAPGERLPKTQRDKLSPEAVAKIQAIASQFPDRMAGTLPALYIAQKEFGFLSLGAMKEVAAALGVTEGHVFGVATFYTMFRKKPVGRYHFEVCTNLCCALNGAAELLAKVIEKTGARPGEGPSPDGLWSVDEVECLASCGSGPCIQINHGVFDEFVDEAKLEALMDACRRGETAAWGE from the coding sequence ATGAACCATCCCCTGCCCCCTGAAACCAGCGATGTGCCCCTGGCGCCGGGCGAGCGTCTGCCCAAGACGCAGCGGGACAAGCTCAGCCCGGAGGCTGTCGCGAAGATCCAGGCCATCGCCTCCCAGTTCCCGGACCGGATGGCCGGGACCCTGCCGGCCCTGTACATCGCCCAGAAGGAGTTCGGCTTCCTGAGCCTGGGGGCCATGAAGGAAGTGGCGGCGGCGCTGGGGGTCACCGAAGGGCACGTCTTCGGGGTGGCCACGTTCTACACCATGTTCCGCAAGAAGCCCGTGGGACGGTACCACTTCGAGGTGTGCACCAACCTCTGCTGCGCCCTGAACGGGGCCGCGGAACTGCTGGCCAAGGTCATCGAGAAGACCGGCGCCAGGCCCGGCGAGGGCCCCTCCCCGGACGGGCTCTGGAGCGTGGATGAGGTGGAGTGCCTGGCCTCCTGCGGCAGCGGGCCCTGCATCCAGATCAACCACGGCGTCTTCGACGAGTTCGTGGACGAGGCGAAGCTGGAGGCCCTCATGGATGCCTGCCGGCGCGGCGAGACCGCAGCGTGGGGGGAGTGA
- a CDS encoding YwiC-like family protein — protein sequence MPKESHPLWPREHGAYAQLGVALLCGAALGHGSRGIFQAVLAVTLFLASEPVLVLLGRRGEAARGASQVRAALRLVILGSVLLLAIFGAWIGAPAAHLLGLLPAAALGAVLFFLFLIRQERTAAGELVAAWAFSATAGSVVLLGGGGPRRAVLLALLLGGMFTLATAVVHCHILALKRGGAWLPRFCAFALGAALATWAGLAALRGSLPRTAGAALVPMALAALWVWAAPPAPRRLKQVGWAATAMALLGGGLAVFGLW from the coding sequence ATGCCCAAGGAATCCCACCCTCTCTGGCCCCGCGAACACGGCGCCTACGCCCAGCTGGGCGTGGCCCTCCTGTGCGGCGCCGCCCTGGGGCACGGCTCCCGCGGCATCTTCCAGGCCGTGCTGGCGGTGACCCTCTTCCTGGCCAGCGAACCCGTGCTGGTCCTCCTGGGCCGCAGGGGTGAAGCCGCCCGGGGGGCCTCCCAGGTGCGGGCGGCCCTCCGCCTGGTGATCCTGGGCTCGGTCCTCCTGCTGGCCATCTTCGGGGCCTGGATCGGCGCCCCGGCCGCCCACCTCCTGGGCCTCCTCCCGGCGGCCGCCCTGGGCGCGGTCCTCTTCTTCCTGTTCCTCATCCGGCAGGAGCGCACCGCCGCCGGCGAGCTGGTGGCGGCCTGGGCCTTCTCCGCCACGGCGGGCAGCGTGGTGCTCCTGGGCGGCGGGGGTCCCCGACGGGCGGTCCTCCTGGCCCTCCTCCTGGGCGGGATGTTCACCCTCGCCACCGCCGTGGTGCACTGCCACATCCTCGCCCTCAAGCGCGGCGGGGCCTGGCTCCCGCGCTTTTGCGCCTTCGCCCTGGGCGCGGCCCTGGCCACCTGGGCGGGCCTGGCGGCCCTGCGCGGAAGCCTGCCCCGCACCGCCGGGGCGGCGCTGGTGCCCATGGCCCTGGCGGCGCTCTGGGTGTGGGCCGCCCCGCCCGCTCCGCGCCGGCTCAAGCAGGTGGGCTGGGCCGCCACCGCCATGGCCCTCCTGGGCGGTGGGCTAGCCGTTTTCGGGCTCTGGTGA
- a CDS encoding RluA family pseudouridine synthase: MARSKENWTGAVEGTALAAELHRKLEVSHRQAKGLIDAGCVKVNGLEVRTYGQRLTAGDVIDVVFDPDMVYSAQPKPSRSADCPFTILLEDKHLVFVDKPAGLLTVPAEKNTDPCLAEALTDLYRRRGFKRFQLFIAHRLDRFTSGVLVFAKTPEALNGLKRIFDEHHLHRIYKAILVGELPENAGTLSDKLVERKSLRMQVVPENSKAKHDVKGAKVAITHYRVLERLPGHTVVEVKLETGRRNQIRVQFADRGFPLLGDQVYGSPSPIIDRQALHAELLGFRHPVTGESVTASAPLPSDMEKALKALRTARRVERADAGLKGEADIYKPKITAERKLDRVRRAERYTKDEPRRAPSGREDAPRPRRAAGPRDDAPRPRRAAGPGDDAPRPRRPADARPAGGRPVAKPTGGFRKPGPKKG; encoded by the coding sequence ATGGCCCGATCGAAGGAAAACTGGACCGGCGCGGTCGAAGGTACCGCCCTTGCCGCGGAGCTGCACCGCAAGCTGGAGGTCAGCCACCGCCAGGCCAAGGGCCTCATCGACGCTGGCTGCGTCAAGGTCAACGGCCTGGAGGTCCGCACCTACGGCCAGCGCCTCACGGCCGGGGACGTCATCGACGTGGTCTTCGACCCGGACATGGTCTACAGCGCCCAGCCCAAACCCAGCAGGTCCGCCGACTGCCCGTTCACGATCCTCCTGGAGGACAAGCACCTCGTCTTCGTGGACAAGCCCGCCGGCCTCCTGACGGTGCCCGCAGAGAAGAACACCGACCCCTGCCTGGCCGAGGCCCTCACCGACCTGTACCGCCGCCGCGGCTTCAAGCGCTTCCAGCTCTTCATCGCCCACCGCCTGGACCGATTCACCTCCGGCGTGCTGGTCTTCGCCAAGACCCCCGAGGCCCTCAACGGCCTCAAGCGCATCTTCGACGAGCACCACCTCCACCGCATCTACAAGGCCATCCTCGTGGGCGAGCTGCCCGAGAACGCCGGGACCCTCTCGGACAAGCTGGTGGAACGGAAGTCCCTGCGCATGCAGGTGGTGCCCGAGAACTCCAAGGCCAAGCACGACGTCAAGGGCGCCAAGGTCGCCATCACCCACTACCGCGTGCTGGAGCGCCTCCCGGGGCACACCGTCGTGGAGGTCAAGCTGGAGACGGGCCGGCGCAACCAGATCCGCGTCCAGTTCGCCGACCGCGGGTTCCCGCTCCTGGGCGACCAGGTCTACGGCAGCCCCAGCCCCATCATCGACCGCCAGGCCCTCCACGCCGAGCTGCTGGGCTTCCGCCACCCCGTCACCGGCGAATCCGTCACCGCCTCGGCCCCGCTGCCCTCGGACATGGAGAAGGCGCTCAAGGCCCTGCGCACCGCGCGCCGGGTGGAGCGCGCCGACGCCGGCCTCAAGGGCGAGGCCGACATCTACAAGCCCAAGATCACCGCCGAGCGAAAGCTGGACCGGGTCCGGCGCGCCGAGCGCTACACCAAGGACGAGCCCCGGCGGGCCCCCTCCGGCCGCGAAGACGCCCCCCGGCCACGCCGCGCCGCGGGCCCCCGCGACGACGCCCCCAGGCCGCGCCGCGCTGCGGGCCCCGGTGACGACGCCCCCCGGCCGCGCCGGCCCGCCGATGCCCGGCCCGCGGGCGGCAGGCCCGTGGCGAAGCCCACGGGCGGCTTCCGCAAGCCCGGCCCCAAGAAGGGCTAG
- a CDS encoding MarR family winged helix-turn-helix transcriptional regulator: MQLREELLINKPLDPGQELLLSILLCREYATRLSDERLFKPAGITDQQFNVLRILKGGPDDGYLIRELRRRIISRSADVPRLVDRMVKAGLVCRREDPNDRRGCLVKLTPEGRALEAKLAPVHTALCREIDGLLGPEDNRVLIALQQKLREGMQERLETAD; the protein is encoded by the coding sequence ATGCAGCTGCGCGAAGAGCTCCTCATCAACAAGCCCCTGGACCCCGGCCAGGAGCTGCTCCTGTCCATCCTCCTTTGCCGGGAGTACGCCACCCGGCTCTCCGACGAGCGGCTCTTCAAGCCCGCCGGCATTACGGATCAGCAGTTCAACGTGCTGCGGATCCTCAAGGGGGGACCCGACGACGGCTACCTCATCCGGGAGCTGCGCCGCCGCATCATCAGCAGGAGCGCCGACGTGCCGCGGCTCGTGGACCGCATGGTGAAGGCGGGTCTGGTGTGCCGCCGGGAGGACCCCAACGACCGCCGGGGCTGCCTCGTGAAGCTCACCCCGGAAGGCCGTGCGCTGGAGGCCAAGCTCGCCCCGGTGCACACGGCCCTGTGCCGCGAGATCGACGGACTCCTGGGGCCCGAGGACAACCGGGTCCTCATCGCCCTCCAGCAGAAGCTGCGGGAAGGGATGCAGGAACGGCTGGAGACCGCGGACTAG
- a CDS encoding pitrilysin family protein codes for MPRTRFHLPVAALLILGGLPGLAQAKAKAPAPKAAAKAALPAPVLTASVEGITEYRLANGLKVLLFPDPSKPNVTVNITYLVGSRNESYGETGMAHLLEHMIFKGTARHPDIPNELTLHGTRPNGTTNYDRTNYFESMKATDENLKWALDLEADRMINSWVAVKPEKAAELLRTEMTVVRNEFEMGENQPFAVLQQRVAETAYLWHNYGKPTIGCRADIENVNIWHLSDFFRKYYQPDNAVLLVAGKFDPARTLALVNDTFGPIPRPARILERTYTVEPTQDGERSVTVRRVGDTLALMAAYHIPAGTDPDMAALSVLSQVLSDAPSGRLYKALVEPKKAAFVFSFPQPTREPGLMYVGAMLPPGGNLDEARDAVLKITEEAGAATFAPEEVERAKTSILKEFDLHLNQSDQVGLALSGPIALGDWRTLFLGRDRVKAVTPADLQRVAKAYLKPSNRTLGTFIPTPKPDRSEIPDLKDVAAMVKDYKGQELKSQGEAFDATPLAIEARTVRFATAAGLKVAMVPKKTRGGSVHATLALHFGTEAALMGQDARASMAAAMLSRGTVRTGRQEFQDRLDQLKANVDFNGGAEGISVSIETVKENLAGTLKLVTEALREPAFAATEFEILRQENLAGMEAQKSDPTALGYTRFQQLLDIWPKGHPRHTDSIEEAIADLKTVKVEDAKAFHAAFFGASHGELAIVGDVDAAAIRPVVEGLLGTWKSPAPYARITATPRPSTARSEVIETPDKPNAVFLAGLNLAIRDTDPDYPAMVLGNFMLGGGFLNSRLANRIRVKDGLSYGVGSRFRAGSMETFGSWTANAICAPQNAAKVEKAFREELERALATGFTDKEIAEAKSGWLQGQEQSRAQDRELTGRLASNEEAGRTMAFQAALDRKVAELTNDQILSALKKFLAPGSISVVKAGDFAKAAPAR; via the coding sequence ATGCCGAGAACCCGCTTCCATCTGCCTGTGGCCGCCCTGCTCATCCTGGGCGGCCTTCCCGGCCTGGCCCAGGCCAAGGCGAAGGCCCCCGCACCCAAGGCGGCCGCCAAGGCCGCCCTGCCCGCCCCGGTCCTGACCGCCTCCGTGGAAGGCATCACCGAATACCGCCTGGCCAACGGCCTCAAGGTCCTTCTGTTCCCCGACCCCTCCAAGCCCAACGTCACGGTGAACATCACCTACCTGGTGGGCAGCCGCAACGAGAGCTACGGCGAGACCGGCATGGCCCACCTGCTCGAGCACATGATCTTCAAGGGCACCGCGCGCCACCCCGACATCCCCAACGAGCTCACCCTCCACGGCACCCGCCCCAACGGGACCACCAACTACGACCGCACCAACTACTTCGAGTCGATGAAGGCCACCGACGAGAACCTGAAGTGGGCCCTGGACCTGGAAGCGGACCGCATGATCAACAGCTGGGTGGCCGTCAAGCCGGAGAAGGCCGCCGAGCTGCTCAGGACCGAGATGACCGTGGTCCGCAACGAATTCGAGATGGGCGAGAACCAGCCCTTCGCCGTCCTGCAGCAGCGGGTCGCCGAAACCGCCTACCTCTGGCACAACTACGGCAAGCCCACCATCGGGTGCCGCGCGGACATCGAGAACGTCAACATCTGGCACCTCTCGGACTTCTTCCGGAAGTACTACCAGCCCGACAACGCCGTGCTGCTGGTGGCCGGCAAGTTCGACCCGGCCCGGACCCTGGCCCTGGTCAACGACACCTTCGGCCCCATTCCCAGGCCGGCCCGGATCCTGGAGAGGACCTACACGGTCGAGCCGACCCAGGACGGCGAACGGAGCGTCACGGTCCGGCGCGTGGGCGACACCCTGGCCCTGATGGCCGCCTATCACATCCCTGCCGGGACGGACCCGGACATGGCGGCTCTTTCGGTGCTGAGCCAGGTGCTCAGCGACGCGCCTTCGGGCAGGCTCTACAAGGCCCTGGTGGAGCCCAAGAAGGCCGCCTTCGTCTTCTCCTTTCCCCAGCCCACCCGTGAGCCCGGGCTGATGTATGTCGGCGCCATGCTCCCGCCCGGCGGCAACCTCGACGAGGCCCGGGATGCCGTGCTCAAGATCACCGAGGAGGCCGGTGCGGCCACCTTCGCCCCCGAGGAGGTCGAGCGCGCCAAGACCAGCATCCTCAAGGAATTCGACCTCCACCTCAACCAGTCCGACCAGGTCGGCCTCGCGCTCAGCGGACCCATCGCCCTGGGCGACTGGCGCACCCTCTTCCTGGGCCGGGACCGGGTGAAGGCGGTGACGCCCGCCGACCTGCAGCGGGTCGCCAAGGCCTACCTCAAGCCCAGCAACCGCACCCTGGGCACCTTCATCCCCACCCCCAAGCCGGACCGGTCCGAGATCCCCGACCTGAAGGACGTGGCGGCCATGGTCAAGGACTACAAGGGCCAGGAGCTCAAGAGCCAGGGAGAGGCCTTCGACGCCACCCCCCTGGCCATCGAGGCACGCACGGTGCGCTTCGCCACCGCGGCCGGCCTCAAGGTCGCGATGGTGCCCAAGAAGACGCGCGGCGGCTCCGTCCACGCAACGCTCGCCCTTCACTTCGGCACCGAGGCTGCGCTCATGGGCCAGGACGCCCGCGCCTCCATGGCCGCGGCCATGCTGAGCCGCGGCACCGTCCGCACCGGACGCCAGGAATTCCAGGACCGGCTGGACCAGCTCAAGGCGAACGTGGACTTCAACGGCGGCGCCGAGGGGATCAGCGTCTCCATCGAGACGGTGAAGGAGAACCTCGCCGGCACGCTCAAGCTGGTGACGGAGGCCCTGCGGGAGCCCGCTTTCGCCGCCACGGAGTTCGAGATCCTCCGCCAGGAGAACCTCGCCGGCATGGAGGCCCAGAAGAGCGATCCCACGGCCCTGGGCTACACGCGGTTCCAGCAGCTGCTCGATATCTGGCCCAAGGGCCACCCCCGCCACACCGACAGCATCGAGGAGGCCATCGCCGACCTCAAGACCGTGAAGGTGGAGGACGCCAAGGCCTTCCACGCCGCCTTCTTCGGCGCCTCCCACGGCGAGCTGGCCATTGTGGGCGACGTGGACGCCGCGGCCATCCGGCCGGTGGTCGAAGGCCTGTTGGGCACCTGGAAGAGCCCGGCCCCCTATGCCCGCATCACCGCCACCCCCCGTCCCTCCACGGCCCGATCGGAAGTCATCGAGACCCCCGACAAGCCCAATGCCGTCTTCCTCGCCGGCCTGAACCTCGCCATCCGCGACACCGATCCCGACTACCCGGCCATGGTTCTGGGCAACTTCATGCTGGGCGGCGGCTTCCTCAACAGCCGCCTGGCCAACCGGATCCGGGTCAAGGACGGCCTCAGCTACGGCGTCGGCTCGCGCTTCCGGGCCGGCTCCATGGAGACTTTCGGTTCCTGGACCGCCAACGCGATCTGCGCCCCCCAGAACGCCGCCAAGGTCGAGAAGGCCTTCCGGGAGGAGCTTGAGCGGGCCCTGGCCACCGGCTTCACCGACAAGGAGATCGCCGAGGCCAAGTCCGGGTGGCTCCAGGGGCAGGAACAGAGCCGCGCCCAGGACCGGGAGCTGACCGGCCGCCTCGCCAGCAACGAGGAGGCCGGCAGGACCATGGCCTTCCAGGCAGCCCTGGACAGGAAGGTTGCCGAGCTCACCAACGACCAGATCCTCTCGGCCCTGAAGAAGTTCCTGGCGCCCGGCAGCATCAGCGTGGTCAAGGCCGGCGACTTCGCGAAGGCCGCCCCGGCCAGGTAG